The sequence TCTGGATTTTTCCCAGATAAATCAAAAGATTTAACATGGATTAAATATGGTAGCAATGGCGGGACTTGAACCTGCGACCCCAGCATTATGAGTGCTGTGCTCTAACCAGCTGAGCTACATTGCCAATGGCTGGGGTACTAGGATTCGAACCTAGGGATGCCGAGATCAAAACCCGGTGCCTTACCGCTTGGCGATACCCCAAACAACTTAAGAAACTAAAAAATGGCTGGGGTACTAGGATTCGAACCTAGGGATGCCGAGATCAAAACCCGGTGCCTTACCGCTTGGCGATACCCCAACTAAACTCTGTTTCAAACATCCGCTATCGCCGATGTCTTTTAAATAATGGTACGGGAAGAGAGACTTGAACTCTCACACCTTTCGGCACCAGAACCTAAATCTGGCGTGTCTACCAATTTCACCATTCCCGCACAGTCTCAATTTTACATCTTGAAAGGATGCTAGCAACTACCTAGTAGCAATAACCTCATCTTTAAAAGATGGTAGCAATGGCGGGACTTGAACCTGCGACCCCAGCATTATGAGTGCTGTGCTCTAACCAGCTGAGCTACATTGCCACTTCGGTATTGCACGCCCCTCGTAGCGAGGAACGGGGCGTATTATGCTTATTCGATCTATCTAGGTCAACAGCTTTTTTTCGCTATTTCCCTTAGCTTAAGCTATTCGGCTATTACTTCACCAAACTGAGCAACAGATACGCTAAATTGCGCCCTATTGCCCTTATCTAGTCTAATTTACGAATGCTTAGCCATTGAATAATCGTGCTTATACGTTAAACAAGAAATGCATAACATCGCCATCTTTCACGATATAAGTTTTACCTTCAACGCGTAGTTTGCCCGCTTCTTTGGCACCAGCTTCCCCTTTGTAGGTAATGAAGTCTTCAAACGCCATCACCTGCGCACGAATAAAGCCACGTTCAAAGTCAGTATGAATAACGCCCGCAGCTTGTGGAGCACTCGCTCCTACAGGAATAGTCCAAGCGCGAACCTCTTTTACGCCAGCAGTAAAGTACGTTTGCAGATTAAGTAACTGATATCCCGCACGAATAACGCGATCTAAACCTGGCTCTTCTAACCCAAGATCGGCCATAAACTCATCGCGCTCCTCGATTTCCATCTCAGCCAGTTCAGATTCAATCGCCGCACACACGGCAACAACAATGGCATTTTCTGTCGCCGCAATGGCGCGAACTGCATCTAAATGCGGGTTATTTTCAAAACCATCTTCCGCCACGTTGGCAATGTACATTGTCGGTTTTAAGGTTAAGAAGTTAAGGTAAGCAACGGCTTCCAATTCTTCTTTTGATAAATCCATTGAACGCAACATTTTGGCTTCATCGAGCACTGGACGCATTTTTTCTAATACTTCCACTTCAAACTTAGCGTCTTTATCGCCACCTTTAGCCCGTTTTTGCTGACGCAGAACGGCACGCTCTAAACTGTCTAAGTCAGCCAAGGCTAATTCAGTGTTAATCACTTCAATATCGCCCGCAGGATCAACCTTATTGGCCACGTGAACAATGTTGTCATCATCAAAACAGCGCACAACATGACCGATTGCATCGGTTTCACGGATGTTAGCTAAGAACTTGTTACCTAAACCTTCGCCTTTAGATGCGCCAGCAACTAAGCCTGCGATATCCACAAACTCCATCGTTGTTGGCAATACACGTTGGGGATTGACAATTGCAGCTAACGCATCCAAACGTGGATCTGGCACAGGTACCACACCCGTGTTAGGTTCAATAGTACAAAACGGGAAGTTAGCCGCTTCGATGCCAGCCTTAGTTAACGCATTAAAAAGCGTTGATTTGCCTACGTTAGGAAGACCAACAATGCCGCATTTAAAACCCATATGCTTACCTTTCTCTCAATTATTAGCTAGCAAGTCACACTCACCAGCGAGTTTTAGTTGTGCTACCCAATGGCAACACATGACTGAATCATAAAACTGTTATAGTGACATTCGGCATTTTGCCAAATATCACTCTACTCCGCTTTGAAGGAGTGTAATCTAGTCATGGCTTTAACCATGTTTTCTTTATATAAAATTTCAGTGGAACGTACCGCCTCATCAATAGCGGCCTCAATAAGCTCTTGCTCTTTCGCAGGTGCTTTACCGAGTACGTAACCACTGACTTGGTTTTTATCGCCGGGGTGACCAATACCTATGCGTAAACGATAAAAATTTTTATCGTTAGCCAATTTAGCAATAATATCCTTTAAACCATTGTGGCCACCATGGCCACCACCCAACTTAAATTTAGCGACACCAGGCGGCATATCAAGCTCATCGTGGGCGACTAAAATTTCTTCAGGCGTGATACGAAAAAAATTAGCCAAAGCACCTACGGCTTTACCACTTAAGTTCATATACGTCGTTGGGATCAACAAGCGAACATCTTTACCCTGTAGTACCGCTCTGGCGGTTAAGCCAAAATATTTGCTGTCAGGGACTAATGTTACGCCGCAAATTCGAGCTAACTCTTGAACATACCAAGCGCCCGCATTATGGCGGGTCTGAGCATATTCTGCCCCCGGATTAGCAAGGCCCACTATTAATTTTATTTCGCTCATGACACTCAAAATCGTTATTTGGTCGATGGCAACCAGCATAAAATATCATCAGTGCTGGCCATAGCTGCTAAAAACGCGGCATTTTAGCACTCAAAGCCAAAGTCAACAAATGCCGTGTTCTTTTGTTGGGGAAAAGCCAAATAACTAAAGCCCCATAGCGTATTTAAGTACGATTTTTTTGATGGGTGAATTGATGTTAGCCAGCTTTAACGCGCCATTACGTAACAGTTTAAGCGGCAAAATATCGTTACTAAATCCTGCGTAAAACATATCCATAGTCGTCATCATCAATTGGTTATCGCGGTAACGCTGACGTTCATATTGAGCAAGAACCGCCTGGTTCCACCAAGATTGATCTTGAGCTAACGCCTCTTTTATTACCGCTAAAAGTGCTTCAACATCCTTAAAACCAAGATTAACACCTTGGCCCGCTAGCGGATTAATGGTGTGGGCGGCATCCCCTAGAATCACCACATTATTAGCATAATAGCGCTGAGCATGGCGACGAGTGAGGCCAAAACTGCCTTTATTCTCAACGGTGAAATCAGCGTCCAAACGCGCAGGGAAATGCACTCTTATCTGCTCTGCGAGCTGTTTGTGATTAAGCTGCATTAACTGTTTAATTCGATTGGCATCGTCGTACCACACCAGCGAAGCGTTATTCCCTGGCAGAGGTAATAAAGAACGTGGCCCTTTAGGCGTAAACTGCTGCCAAGTCACATCCTGCTGCCCCTGCGCAGTCTTGATATTGATCAGCATGGCCGATTGAGCATAATCCCAACCTGAAATACCAATTCCCGCCCACTGGCGGACCTGTGAGTTTGCACCATCGGCGCCAACCAATAACTTAGCCACAAGTTTAACACTTGATTGTAAGCACACACTCACGCCATCAGCTTCTCGAGCAAACGCAGTCACTTTATCGGGACAAAATAACGTGATGCTATTCAATTGGGCCATTTGTTGCCACAGGGCAAGTTGGATTAAACGGTTTTCTACTATATGGCCTAAATGGCTGGCGCCAATTTGTGAACTGTGGAATTGGGTGATGCAGCCATCGAGCTCCCAAGTTTCTAAGCCTAGATAAGGCGCGTTACGCATTTTAAGCAACGTGTCCATAGCACCTAAGCGTTCAAGTAATGCTTCAGAAGCCACACTAATAGCAGATACACGAACATCTAACGGCTGTTCGGCATGATAAGCCTCTGGCACCAAAGACTCTATGACCGCGACTTTCAGCCCCATTTGTGCCAGTCCAATTGCGGTAGTGGCACCGACCATGCCCCCACCCACTAAAATGACATCAAATAGGATCACATCGCCACAGTGTGTATCGGACACGACCTGTGTAACTGCATGTTTAGTCTCGCTCATCTTAGTGACCACGGTTTATTCCCTTCTTTATATTTGTGTCCAATACGGCTAGAAAATGTTGGACAGAGTATCAAAGCATGTCGATTATGCCTTATATCAAGATATCACGGAAATGTTCAGCATCTTTCGCACCTAAATTCAAGATAACATGAGCATTCAAGTGTGCAACTGCTTGATGATAATGGTTAATGCACAACCTATCCGCGGCATTAGTCACTATTGGTAACAACGCCAGTAAAAACCTACCATTAATGTGGGTACCCAAAACAATAAAAGCGAACAGGTAAAAGTGCGGACAAAGCTGGTCAGCAGCTATAACTGCAGGTAAAATGTCGCGCTATTTTTACTGGGCATCTTAGGGCGATACAACTGATGAGTAAGAAACTCCATATTAAAACTTGGGGCTGTCAAATGAATGAGTATGACTCATCCAAGATGGCTGATCTGTTAGGCGAATATCAAGGTTACACCTTGACTGAAGATGCGTCTGAAGCCGACATTCTCCTGCTCAACACTTGTTCTATCCGCGAAAAAGCGCAGGAAAAAGTGTTTCATCAGCTAGGACGCTGGAAGACGCTTAAAGATAAAAATCCCAATTTGATCATTGGTGTGGGTGGTTGCGTTGCCTCGCAAGAAGGTAAAGCCATTAAAGACAGAGCACAATGCGTCGACATTATCTTTGGTCCACAAACCTTACACCGTTTGCCCGATATGATCGAGCAAGTACGCCGCGGTGACAAAGCCGTTATCGATATCAGCTTCCCTGAAATCGAAAAATTTGACCGTCTTCCAGAGCCACGCGCCGAAGGCCCAACGGCGTTTGTGTCTATCATGGAAGGTTGCAGCAAATACTGCTCATTCTGCGTGGTACCTTATACTCGCGGTGAAGAAGTCAGCCGTCCACTGGATGATATCATTCTTGAAATCGCCCAATTAGCAGAGCAAGGAGTGCGTGAAGTCAATCTACTCGGCCAAAACGTGAATGCCTATCGCGGTGCGACTCACGATGGTTCAATTTGTAGCTTTGCGGAATTACTGCGTTTTGTTGCAGCAATTGACGGTATCGACCGTATCCGTTTTACAACCAGTCACCCTATTGAGTTTACACAGGATATTATCGACGTTTACGAAGATACCCCTGAGCTTGTGAGCTTCTTGCACTTACCAGTACAATCGGGTTCTGACCGTATTCTCACGGCAATGAAACGCGGCCATATGGCGATTGAATATAAGTCAATCATCCGCCGCCTACGTAAAGCCCGTGAAGGTATTCAAATCAGCTCAGATTTTATCATTGGCTTCCCTGGCGAAACCAAGGAAGATTTTGCCGATACTATGAAGCTGATTGAAGAAATCGGTTTTGACCACAGCTTTAGTTTTATCTACAGCGCACGTCCGGGTACGCCAGCGGCAGACTTACCCGATAATGTCGATATGGAAGAGAAAAAACAGCGTCTGGCCATTCTGCAAGACCGTATCACCCAGCAAGCCATGCGTTATAGCCGCCATATGATGGGCACGGTGCAACGTATTCTGGTAGAAGGTCCATCGGTAAAAAATCCTATGGAACTACGCGGCCGTACTGAAAACAATCGGGTAGTGAACTTTGAAGGTTTGCCTAAACACATAGGTACCTTTGTGGATGTCGAAATCGTCGACGTTTACACTAATTCATTACGCGGTAAGTTTATCCGTGGTGAAGATGAAATGGATCTGCGTCGTAGCCTGCGCCCTGCTGAAATTTTGGCCAAGCGCAAGCAAGATGATGAACTGGGTGTGACTCAATTTAAGCCATAAGCTTTAAATTGGATGAAACAGTACATATATACCCAAACAACCTGAAGATAAAGGATTCAGGTAGCTTGGGTATAATAAAGAAGGGCGACTTAGTCGCCCTTTTGCTTTTACACACTTTTGTTTAAGTCTACCGAGGCAATTGCTATTTTCCGTTAGCAATTATCGGCTATGGCTCGTAAACTGAAATTGTATTGCAATGGTTAACCAACCTCGTACCTTACTTTCTTATTTGCTATTGGGAGTGCTATTTGTCCAGTAAATTAACCACAATGAATCTGTATCTCGAACCTGCAGAAACACGCCGTTTGGCATCACTTTGCGGCCCATTCGATGACAATATCAAACAGATAGAACGTCGCGTAGGCGTAGAGATCGTTAGAAAAAACAACCACTTTCAAATCACTGGATTACCACGAAATTGTCTAAGTGCTAATAACTTACTTAAGCAACTTTATATCGAAACCCAGACTGTAAAAGGTAGTACGCCAGATCTCGAGCCAGAGCAAGTCCACATTGCCATTCAAGAGGCCATTTCCCTTGAACAGGATGACAGCGGTGACGATAAAGCCCTGCAGATTAAAACCCGCCGCGGTGTGATTAAACCGCGCAATCCAAACCAAAGCGCTTATGTGGCAAATATTGTGCGCCATGACATTACCTTTGGAATTGGGCCTGCAGGTACAGGCAAAACCTACCTTGCGGTTGCAGCCGCAGTCGATGCATTGGAGCGCCAAGAAGTGCGCCGTATTTTAC is a genomic window of Shewanella putrefaciens containing:
- the ychF gene encoding redox-regulated ATPase YchF, whose translation is MGFKCGIVGLPNVGKSTLFNALTKAGIEAANFPFCTIEPNTGVVPVPDPRLDALAAIVNPQRVLPTTMEFVDIAGLVAGASKGEGLGNKFLANIRETDAIGHVVRCFDDDNIVHVANKVDPAGDIEVINTELALADLDSLERAVLRQQKRAKGGDKDAKFEVEVLEKMRPVLDEAKMLRSMDLSKEELEAVAYLNFLTLKPTMYIANVAEDGFENNPHLDAVRAIAATENAIVVAVCAAIESELAEMEIEERDEFMADLGLEEPGLDRVIRAGYQLLNLQTYFTAGVKEVRAWTIPVGASAPQAAGVIHTDFERGFIRAQVMAFEDFITYKGEAGAKEAGKLRVEGKTYIVKDGDVMHFLFNV
- the miaB gene encoding tRNA (N6-isopentenyl adenosine(37)-C2)-methylthiotransferase MiaB, which produces MSKKLHIKTWGCQMNEYDSSKMADLLGEYQGYTLTEDASEADILLLNTCSIREKAQEKVFHQLGRWKTLKDKNPNLIIGVGGCVASQEGKAIKDRAQCVDIIFGPQTLHRLPDMIEQVRRGDKAVIDISFPEIEKFDRLPEPRAEGPTAFVSIMEGCSKYCSFCVVPYTRGEEVSRPLDDIILEIAQLAEQGVREVNLLGQNVNAYRGATHDGSICSFAELLRFVAAIDGIDRIRFTTSHPIEFTQDIIDVYEDTPELVSFLHLPVQSGSDRILTAMKRGHMAIEYKSIIRRLRKAREGIQISSDFIIGFPGETKEDFADTMKLIEEIGFDHSFSFIYSARPGTPAADLPDNVDMEEKKQRLAILQDRITQQAMRYSRHMMGTVQRILVEGPSVKNPMELRGRTENNRVVNFEGLPKHIGTFVDVEIVDVYTNSLRGKFIRGEDEMDLRRSLRPAEILAKRKQDDELGVTQFKP
- the pth gene encoding aminoacyl-tRNA hydrolase, with translation MSEIKLIVGLANPGAEYAQTRHNAGAWYVQELARICGVTLVPDSKYFGLTARAVLQGKDVRLLIPTTYMNLSGKAVGALANFFRITPEEILVAHDELDMPPGVAKFKLGGGHGGHNGLKDIIAKLANDKNFYRLRIGIGHPGDKNQVSGYVLGKAPAKEQELIEAAIDEAVRSTEILYKENMVKAMTRLHSFKAE
- a CDS encoding FAD-dependent monooxygenase gives rise to the protein MVGATTAIGLAQMGLKVAVIESLVPEAYHAEQPLDVRVSAISVASEALLERLGAMDTLLKMRNAPYLGLETWELDGCITQFHSSQIGASHLGHIVENRLIQLALWQQMAQLNSITLFCPDKVTAFAREADGVSVCLQSSVKLVAKLLVGADGANSQVRQWAGIGISGWDYAQSAMLINIKTAQGQQDVTWQQFTPKGPRSLLPLPGNNASLVWYDDANRIKQLMQLNHKQLAEQIRVHFPARLDADFTVENKGSFGLTRRHAQRYYANNVVILGDAAHTINPLAGQGVNLGFKDVEALLAVIKEALAQDQSWWNQAVLAQYERQRYRDNQLMMTTMDMFYAGFSNDILPLKLLRNGALKLANINSPIKKIVLKYAMGL